The Gadus chalcogrammus isolate NIFS_2021 chromosome 14, NIFS_Gcha_1.0, whole genome shotgun sequence sequence CTGAACATTTTATCATGCTTTATTTAGCatattcatttacatttaatttacatttcaGGATTGGCATGGGTTGAGCATGTGTTCTTTTTGGATTCAGCTCAGAAAATGAACCTGTTTGATTGTTGAATAGGGTTTTCTCATGAAGTGAAATACTTTCTAGGTTGAAGATGCATTGTCCTACCTGGACCAAGTGAAACTGCAGTTTGGGAACCAGCCTCAAGTTTATAATGACTTCCTTGACATCATGAAAGAGTTTAAATCCCAGAGGTAAGAATTCAGTGTCAAGTATGTAATCAGCGGGAAGTTATTTATATCTTATGTATTCTTTGCTAAATCTGCTTGTTTTGTATATTTAAGCGCAAACAATTGCATAACACCCTGTCCTGTTGCTCCGTCCCCCACAGCATAGACACCCCGGGGGTGATCAGCCGTGTCTCGCAGCTCTTCAAGGGCCACCCTGACCTCATTATGGGCTTCAACACCTTCCTGCCGCCTGGCTACAAGATTGAGGTGCAGACCAATGATCGGGTCAACGTAACCACGCCGGGACAGATACATTACATCACCCCCCACGGCATCTCGGTCCACAACCTCCCAGTGAGTGGTGGGCCCGGCCCACCACCCAGCCACCAGCAGCCGCCAGCGctgccaccaccagcaccgcaGCCACACCAGGgtcagccgcagcagcagcattccACTCCCCACACAACCCCAAGCCCAGCCGCGCCAACCCAGCCCACACCAGCAAAGACCAGCAAGGTAGCGGCTACACTTGTTTTTAGTACTCAAATTCATTGCGTATAGTTCCATATTATAAGGGCCACTTTCCTTCATATAAACCAGCCTTGCGCTTGACACTTGACTTGTTTTGGTTAATTTTCTTTCATTTCCATttcgtgtgtgggtgggtgagtggatATATGCAATGTAGGATTTAGAGGGTGCCATCATGTCCTCAAGCGACATTAAGGCGCGCCTAGGTTTGGTTTTTGGGGTACAGCTGCGTTGATTGGCCCGGGTCTGTTCTCTCGTTTATAACCCACAGCCAATCCAGTCTCCGGCGCTGACCCCCACCAGCCAGCCCAACCCAGCCACCCCTTCCATCCCATCCTATGCCTCCCCCCGCTCGCCCTCCGTCCAGTCCCACACCCCGGTTAGCAGCACACCTACCGGGGGACCCGCGCTGCAGAACAACCAGCCAGTGGAGTTCAACCACGCCATCAACTACGTCAACAAGATCAAGAACCGCTTCCAGGGACAGCCGGACATCTACAAGGCCTTCCTCGAGATTCTCCACACTTACCaggtgtgttttttattttatgcagTCACACTATTCAAAGTGGTTTGGTGAAAAAATAGAAAGCAATTCCTCATTCCGCCACTGTTCTCTTTCTCAGAAGGAGCAGCGGAATGCTAAAGAGGCGGGGGGCAACTACACCCCGAACCTGACGGAGCAGGAGGTCTACGCTCAGGTAGCACGGCTCTTCAAGAACCAGGAAGATCTGCTGTCAGAATTTGGACAGTTCCTACCGGACGCCAACAGCTCAGTGGTAAGTGACGCTTAACAAGTCTCCCTAGATGTCGTCTGTCGACTCAATGTTGTGATCTTGGTTTTTTACTACTGTTGTATGGATAATGTCTTTATGCTCCGTCCCTTATTTCATCAGCTTTTGAGCAAGACCACTGCAGATAGGGCAGAGTCGGTCCGCAACGACCATGGAGGCACGGTGAAGAGACCTTTGCTGAGCAGCAAACAGAGACTCAACCAGAACGGCCTGCCCATTAGGAGACCTTCTGGGGTTGGAGCCGCTCCCCCTATCAAGGTATTAACTCATTATTTACCCATTAAGACACTTCAAACCACAGCTGAATTGTAATAATATGTTTAGGCCAGCAACCATGTCATGTTTATATCATGTGTTTGCTGCCTGCCCTTCAGAAGAAACCCAAGATGATGGGGAAAGAGCATGCCATGGTAGAGGTCAACAAGCACAGCACGGGTACAGAAACAATGTTCTTTGAAAAGGTTAGttttctaactttttttttttttttctaatatatattttggttATGTTCGGAAGAAAACTGTTGATAAGAAAACAGGCAGTCCAATTTTCTTGTGATCAaatttgcaatttttttttttttttatcaacagGTGAAGAAGGCGCTTCAGAGCCCAGAGGCCTATGACAATTTCCTGCGCTGCCTCCTCATCTTCAACCAGGAAGTGATATCCCGTGCTGAACTGGTGCAGTTAGTTATTCCCTTCCTTGGGTGAGTTCATTACACTATCACTAACCAATGTAGTTGTAGTTTTATGGTCGAATATGCAGGGTCATCGCTATGTAGTATGAATTATTTAGTAGAATAAATAATAGTggtgattaaaaaaacatttgtaaaatgtatatatttttatgattCTTACTGTATCAATACTTGTATCTATAATGGATTTGATTTATGCTTATAATAATTCTGTAGTAATAGTTAGGATATCTGTATGAGTAACTTTCTTAATTCCACGCCAACATGTAATGTTTAATAACTCTCACAATCACAGCCAAGTCTGAATACGATATTTATTTTGGCGCTCAAATTACCCGTCTAGGAATAATGAAGTACCGTCGCATCTCATCTTATTTTGACTGACAGGAAATTCCCCGAGCTTTTTACTTGGTTCAAGAACTTCCTGGGCTACCGTGAGTCCAGCCATCTGGAGAGCTTCCCCAAGGAGCGGGCCACAGAGGGCATTGCCATGGAGATTGATTATGCTTCCTGCAAGAGACTAGGCTCCAGCTACAGAGCACTGCCCAAGAGCTACCAGCAGCCCAAGTGCACAGGCAGGACCCAGCTTTGCAGAGAGGTCAGCCTTCACAACCCAAACCATAACATTAAGAAGATCGAGAGCTGTAACAAGAGAGAGCAGGAGTCCGCGACCCCAAAAATGTCCCCTTCCACGATTCTCCGCCAATGAGAAGTGTCGCATTTCATGCATCGGTGATTGACAGGCAGTCTAAAATCATAGGCAGGCAGGTCCACTCATTtcgaaacagatattctcacagcgaATTCCACTCACTACCAGCAACTAACAAATTATACTCAAATAAAAGCTGtcaaatcttacctacagcacctttttaGTACAATAGATTGGTAAAGAAAATCCATTAAGTAATACCATTTTTCATAGCACTTGACATGCTGGGCAAGATAAACAAGTGTTGTAGTTTTGTATAAGGAACAACCGTTTTAGAGCAATGGTTCTCAATGTGTGGCCCGCGGGCCGATGGCAGCCCTCAGAAACagtcctggcggcccgcaatgacatacagatgtaaaaaaaggattttaatcatttttattattattattttattattatatcaatatttaaacaataataaataaagataaaagtCTAATCtttctagctttcaattaaatcctgtaacatttgttagttttaatccgactgtacattactttgaaaggatgaagtttcctgatttagacctcacttgaccttactcccagaggtccacggtgcaatgttttctttcaccactgggatgcagACAGCGTTTCCCGCCAAGAAATGTTGTTCCTTTGGcagccctcagtcaaattttcggttcctaaattggccctcagctgtcaaaattTTGAGAACCCCTGGTTTAGAGCAACAATGTCCTGTTATCTCTAACATACTGATATGTCACTGCAGGTTCTGAATGACACGTGGGTGTCCTTCCCGTCTTGGTCTGAGGATTCAACATTCGTCAGTTCCAAAAAGACCCAGTATGAGGAACATATCTACAGGTGTGAGGACGAACGGTTTGAGGTGAGTCTTATCAATACAATAATACTCTATGGATACTTTTATGAAACCATTAGGGATGCACCAAAcattcggccaccgaaaatgttcggccgaaaatggcccaaaacataattttcgAGTAAACAGGCCGAAAAAAATACACCGAACATTTTTATATAAGTACTAATTCATTTGTTGTATAGTCATATTATtatggcatgaaacaaaaagcacaactatttattacataaaaaCTACCGCAGGAAGGATGTTACTTAGCGCTCTCGAAAACAGGTTCGggggataacatttgaacggtGGGACGTCATTGCACGAAATTTcccggggttggtcagtcttgcgCGCTGAACGTAGTGACGAAATTTGACATGAAAGCCTTCCGTGGTTTTCgaggaaatcgctgtgtttcaatcgtcccgtgtttcaatcgCCGCTCAAAGATGgccaaataaaaatattttgttttactcatttatttaaaggtacattgttcttaaattcttgctataaggtctgctggaatgttagaaaacgttcagtattaaataaatattttgtatcaaatttgtaattttcttttattgaaaagcaagacaaaaaagtttataaaggacatttaattgtttgatttatgcaatggtgaaaaattaaagcaaaatgaatgaaaaacagcaaacgccacattcggtattcgctttcggctttcggccaactgtttcagtatatttggtttcggtttcggccaagaattttcatttcggtgcatccctagaaACTATAGTTAAGCATTGCCCCAGCTgataaatataattttaataaataatgtgACCACATCGCTTCAGAGAGTGTTACAATTTGCTTcatcagcatccttttttaTTACCAGTTAAGAATGTAATGGCTCTCTGGAAAAATGATCTACCATCTATTAAATACAGGGCATGTGCCTTTTCATTCGATTCTTCCAATAAACTGGGGCCAGTTAATAAATACAATGTGACTGACTGTACATGCTTCGTCGTTATGGTCTTTCTCCGGCCCTGACAGATGGACGTGGTGTTGGAGACTAACCTTGCCACGATACGGGCGCTGGAGACAATGCAGCGGCGGATGTCACGGATGTCCGCTGAGGAGCAGCTACGCTTCCGGCTGGACAACACTATGGGCGGCTGCTCCGAGGTCATCCACCGTAAGGCCATCCAGAGGATATATGGGGACAAGGCCCTGGACATCATCGACGGGCTCAAGAAGAGCCCCGCCGTGTGTGTCCCCATCGTGCTCAAGAGGTCAGTCTGTGGGGCTTGGAGGAAAGGCGTTGGCGCCGTGGCCGCCCTGCACCGTGTGGCAGGTGTTGGAAGACAATATGCTATAGTTCTTCTCAGCACTGCTAGACTCTCGTTGTAGTTATTTTAATCACAGATTTGTGCAGAAGTTCTTCTCAGCACTGCTAGACTCACGGTGTAGTTATTTTATTAACTGGTAGACTCGCGTTGTGGTTCTTCTAATCAATGCTATGCTGGGGTTGCAGTCCTAATCAGGGCTAGACGCATGTCAAGAAAAGGGACTGAGAAAACTCCTCCTTTATTCTTTCTAATTGTGCTCTACTAGGATTTGTTAAGGTCAGTTAAACAGTTGTCACGAGTGTGTAATTGTGTATTATCTTTGTGAGCGTTGTTGTatatctttgtgtctctctgaccAGGTTAAAGATGAAGGAGGATGAATGGAGGGAAGCCCAAAGGGGTTTCAACAAGATCTGGAGGGAGCAGAACGAGAAATATTACCTGAAGTCTCTTGACCACCAGGGCGTCAACTTCAAGCAGAACGACACCAAGGTGTTTCGTTCAAAGACGTTGCTTAGTGAGATTGAGATGCTGTATGATGAGGTAAGAACATTTTGGTACAAATTGACTTGCAATGCTCTAACGGACAACAAATAATAGCTTCTCGTAATCATAAAACGAGTCATAAAATACTCAATGAGCTATTATGTTTGGAGAACACAAACCTACTGACCAAAGGTTGTTCATGATACAAATGGGTTTCTTTTATAATCCTGTTCGATAAAGTTTTGGGCATCACTTTTGTCATGACTTACCACTATCACCTTTCATTGGCAAGTATATGCACAATATCTTTTTATGTAATTATTAATAGGCACATCTCCCATTGCCTCAGCTCATGTGTTATTCTCTCCCCTGTGTTGGGCAGCGACAGGAGCGGGCATCGGAAGAGCCCAGTGGCCCGCACCTAACCCTGCCTTACGACGACAGCCAGATCCTAGAGGATGCCGCCTCGCTGATCATCCACCACGTCAAGCGACAGGTGGGCATCCAGAAGGAGGACAAGTACAAGATCAAGCAGATCATCCACCACTTCGTCCCCGACATGCTGTTCGCTCAGCGCGGCGAGCTCTCCGAtgcagaggaagatgaggacgacgaagaagaggatgaggacgaggacgaagaggaggcgGCGGACCGTGAGGGTGTCAAGAAGCACAACGGCCTGCCGGGGGATGGAGTCAGCAAGTCCAAGTTGCTTTTCAGCAGCACTGGGGTCCAGAAGCTGAGGGGACTGGACGACGCCTACAACCTGTTGTATGGCAACAACAACTGGTACATCTTCCTGCGGCTCCACCAGATGCTGTGCTCGCGGCTGTTGCGCATCTATGGCCAGGCGGAGAAGCAAATAGAGGAGGACGCCGGTGAGCgcgactgggagagagaggtccTGGGCCTTAAGCGAGAGAAGAGTGAGAATCCGGCTGTCCAGCTGAGAATGAAGGAGCCCAGTAAGTGTGGAAACTCTGGCCGCCAGCCATCCCCATTGGAGGGAGGTAGGGGCATTTTTGTGCTCATTCTGAAGTCTGCTTGATATATTAGGGCAGTTCGCACAGGGGGGGCTATATGGTCTGGTTACTAGACTTTTGGCCCTGTATTGGACACCCAATGTTTtcaaaagaaaaatgtaaagcAGAATGTTATGCTTTGAAGTTTGAATGCTATTTATCTTTATGATGAGGATTCACAATTTAATTGTTGATTTAAAAGGTGTGTTACGAACATCAACTACAATGATCAGTACTTTCAAATGTAAAAACTGACACTATTGTTCATACCACATCCTGGTTGACCTAACCTTGAGAAAGGTCTACTCTAGGTTTCTAATTTAGCTTATAGCTCACTTAAGCTGTTTGTGTCTTTAACAGGTTGTAATTACATTTGAATCAACTCACGTTTTCTAAAACCTACGCAGCCTTTTTTTGTATCAATGTGCATGTGGTTACTTTATTTGCGACATCCTGTTACATGGTTCATTCTTTCTTCCAGTGGATGTTGACGTGGAGGACTACTACTCTACGTTCTTGGAGATGGTGAAAAATCTTCTGGATGGCAACATGGAGCCTGGACAGTATGAGGACACTCTACGGGAGATGTTTACCATCCATGCCTACACTGCCTTCACCATGGACAAGCTGATCCAGAGCATCGTACgacaggtaaaaaaaaagaaatgaggtAACACATTATGGCACACACGTGCCATAAtgaatagcaaactagtcattactaaccctttgttaatatttgttaattgttactaaaacaTCTATTTGGCACTAGTTAATAGTTTTTTCATCatttattaaatattagttggttgcataaccctaaccataacacacgaccctaaccctaacacacggccctaacccaaccctaacaaacgaccctaaccctaacacacggccctaacccaacactaacacacggccctaacccaaccctaacacacggccctaaccctaacacacggccctaaccctaacacacggccctaaccctaacacacggccctaaccctaacacacggccctaaccctaacacacggccctaaccctaacacacggccctaaccctaacacacggccctaaccctaacacacggccctaaccctaacacacggccctaaccctaacacacggccctaaccctaacacacggccctaaccctaacacacggccctaaccctaacacacggccctaaccctaacacacggccctaaccctaacacacggccctaaccctaaccagtgaCACTCTGTGGTCTGTGAAAAAAAACTTTTGCCAAAtggatattttagtaacaattaacaaatataaacaaagggttaggtaatgactagtttgctatttatcaTGGAACCTTATTATAAAATGATTTGGTGGACACGTCTttaacaaacattcacacaatctCCTTGCCATTGTGTCCTAACAATGGGCCGTGGTTGTGTCCATCTCCGCACAGCTCCAGCACATTGTGAGCGatggcgtgtgcgtgcgcgtgacGGACCTGTACCTCAGTGAGAGTGCCAACAAGGCCACTGGGGGCGCCGCTTCCACCCAGGCGTCGCGGGCCACGGCAGAGGGGGTCTACCAGCGAAAGGCGGAGCAGCTCATGCCAGAAGAGAATTGCTTCAAGGTACCAATATCCAAACTATTCAGGTTGCCACGTTATGCTAGCCTGACATG is a genomic window containing:
- the LOC130403894 gene encoding paired amphipathic helix protein Sin3a-like isoform X5, with protein sequence MKRSLEDQEPVFSPQQPRRVPLPPSAETLQHRILAPSSSVLEAIADIMQPSAGIQYSIPQGYQVPTMPQSTVGHGPGQNSSSALHVGPHSLNSSVPSQGPAVVQSHPQPPSAQGQQQFQRLKVEDALSYLDQVKLQFGNQPQVYNDFLDIMKEFKSQSIDTPGVISRVSQLFKGHPDLIMGFNTFLPPGYKIEVQTNDRVNVTTPGQIHYITPHGISVHNLPVSGGPGPPPSHQQPPALPPPAPQPHQGQPQQQHSTPHTTPSPAAPTQPTPAKTSKPIQSPALTPTSQPNPATPSIPSYASPRSPSVQSHTPVSSTPTGGPALQNNQPVEFNHAINYVNKIKNRFQGQPDIYKAFLEILHTYQKEQRNAKEAGGNYTPNLTEQEVYAQVARLFKNQEDLLSEFGQFLPDANSSVLLSKTTADRAESVRNDHGGTVKRPLLSSKQRLNQNGLPIRRPSGVGAAPPIKKKPKMMGKEHAMVEVNKHSTGTETMFFEKVKKALQSPEAYDNFLRCLLIFNQEVISRAELVQLVIPFLGKFPELFTWFKNFLGYRESSHLESFPKERATEGIAMEIDYASCKRLGSSYRALPKSYQQPKCTGRTQLCREVLNDTWVSFPSWSEDSTFVSSKKTQYEEHIYRCEDERFEMDVVLETNLATIRALETMQRRMSRMSAEEQLRFRLDNTMGGCSEVIHRKAIQRIYGDKALDIIDGLKKSPAVCVPIVLKRLKMKEDEWREAQRGFNKIWREQNEKYYLKSLDHQGVNFKQNDTKVFRSKTLLSEIEMLYDERQERASEEPSGPHLTLPYDDSQILEDAASLIIHHVKRQVGIQKEDKYKIKQIIHHFVPDMLFAQRGELSDAEEDEDDEEEDEDEDEEEAADREGVKKHNGLPGDGVSKSKLLFSSTGVQKLRGLDDAYNLLYGNNNWYIFLRLHQMLCSRLLRIYGQAEKQIEEDAGERDWEREVLGLKREKSENPAVQLRMKEPSKCGNSGRQPSPLEGVDVDVEDYYSTFLEMVKNLLDGNMEPGQYEDTLREMFTIHAYTAFTMDKLIQSIVRQLQHIVSDGVCVRVTDLYLSESANKATGGAASTQASRATAEGVYQRKAEQLMPEENCFKLMFLKSRGSISLTLELLDTEDDNSDEPAERWSDYVGRYLNSASASPELREHLAQKPVFLPRSTIPTNDLTPYLILLFGT
- the LOC130403894 gene encoding paired amphipathic helix protein Sin3a-like isoform X4, translated to MKRSLEDQEPVFSPQQPRRVPLPPSAETLQHRILAPSSSVLEAIADIMQPSAGIQYSIPQGYQVPTMPQSTVGHGPGQNSSSALHVGPHSLNSSVPSQGPAVVQSHPQPPSAQGQQQFQRLKVEDALSYLDQVKLQFGNQPQVYNDFLDIMKEFKSQSIDTPGVISRVSQLFKGHPDLIMGFNTFLPPGYKIEVQTNDRVNVTTPGQIHYITPHGISVHNLPVSGGPGPPPSHQQPPALPPPAPQPHQGQPQQQHSTPHTTPSPAAPTQPTPAKTSKPIQSPALTPTSQPNPATPSIPSYASPRSPSVQSHTPVSSTPTGGPALQNNQPVEFNHAINYVNKIKNRFQGQPDIYKAFLEILHTYQKEQRNAKEAGGNYTPNLTEQEVYAQVARLFKNQEDLLSEFGQFLPDANSSVLLSKTTADRAESVRNDHGGTVKRPLLSSKQRLNQNGLPIRRPSGVGAAPPIKKKPKMMGKEHAMVEVNKHSTGTETMFFEKVKKALQSPEAYDNFLRCLLIFNQEVISRAELVQLVIPFLGKFPELFTWFKNFLGYRESSHLESFPKERATEGIAMEIDYASCKRLGSSYRALPKSYQQPKCTGRTQLCREVLNDTWVSFPSWSEDSTFVSSKKTQYEEHIYRCEDERFEMDVVLETNLATIRALETMQRRMSRMSAEEQLRFRLDNTMGGCSEVIHRKAIQRIYGDKALDIIDGLKKSPAVCVPIVLKRLKMKEDEWREAQRGFNKIWREQNEKYYLKSLDHQGVNFKQNDTKVFRSKTLLSEIEMLYDERQERASEEPSGPHLTLPYDDSQILEDAASLIIHHVKRQVGIQKEDKYKIKQIIHHFVPDMLFAQRGELSDAEEDEDDEEEDEDEDEEEAADREGVKKHNGLPGDGVSKSKLLFSSTGVQKLRGLDDAYNLLYGNNNWYIFLRLHQMLCSRLLRIYGQAEKQIEEDAGERDWEREVLGLKREKSENPAVQLRMKEPSKCGNSGRQPSPLEGVDVDVEDYYSTFLEMVKNLLDGNMEPGQYEDTLREMFTIHAYTAFTMDKLIQSIVRQLQHIVSDGVCVRVTDLYLSESANKATGGAASTQASRATAEGVYQRKAEQLMPEENCFKLMFLKSRGSISLTLELLDTEDDNSDEPAERWSDYVGRYLNSASASPELREHLAQKPVFLPRSTIPTNDLTPYLILLFGECYAWVSRKHLFKGTVLSNFTTCVFMLYLSNQS
- the LOC130403894 gene encoding paired amphipathic helix protein Sin3a-like isoform X3, with protein sequence MKRSLEDQEPVFSPQQPRRVPLPPSAETLQHRILAPSSSVLEAIADIMQPSAGIQYSIPQGYQVPTMPQSTVGHGPGQNSSSALHVGPHSLNSSVPSQGPAVVQSHPQPPSAQGQQQFQRLKVEDALSYLDQVKLQFGNQPQVYNDFLDIMKEFKSQSIDTPGVISRVSQLFKGHPDLIMGFNTFLPPGYKIEVQTNDRVNVTTPGQIHYITPHGISVHNLPVSGGPGPPPSHQQPPALPPPAPQPHQGQPQQQHSTPHTTPSPAAPTQPTPAKTSKPIQSPALTPTSQPNPATPSIPSYASPRSPSVQSHTPVSSTPTGGPALQNNQPVEFNHAINYVNKIKNRFQGQPDIYKAFLEILHTYQKEQRNAKEAGGNYTPNLTEQEVYAQVARLFKNQEDLLSEFGQFLPDANSSVLLSKTTADRAESVRNDHGGTVKRPLLSSKQRLNQNGLPIRRPSGVGAAPPIKKKPKMMGKEHAMVEVNKHSTGTETMFFEKVKKALQSPEAYDNFLRCLLIFNQEVISRAELVQLVIPFLGKFPELFTWFKNFLGYRESSHLESFPKERATEGIAMEIDYASCKRLGSSYRALPKSYQQPKCTGRTQLCREVLNDTWVSFPSWSEDSTFVSSKKTQYEEHIYRCEDERFEMDVVLETNLATIRALETMQRRMSRMSAEEQLRFRLDNTMGGCSEVIHRKAIQRIYGDKALDIIDGLKKSPAVCVPIVLKRLKMKEDEWREAQRGFNKIWREQNEKYYLKSLDHQGVNFKQNDTKVFRSKTLLSEIEMLYDERQERASEEPSGPHLTLPYDDSQILEDAASLIIHHVKRQVGIQKEDKYKIKQIIHHFVPDMLFAQRGELSDAEEDEDDEEEDEDEDEEEAADREGVKKHNGLPGDGVSKSKLLFSSTGVQKLRGLDDAYNLLYGNNNWYIFLRLHQMLCSRLLRIYGQAEKQIEEDAGERDWEREVLGLKREKSENPAVQLRMKEPMDVDVEDYYSTFLEMVKNLLDGNMEPGQYEDTLREMFTIHAYTAFTMDKLIQSIVRQLQHIVSDGVCVRVTDLYLSESANKATGGAASTQASRATAEGVYQRKAEQLMPEENCFKLMFLKSRGSISLTLELLDTEDDNSDEPAERWSDYVGRYLNSASASPELREHLAQKPVFLPRNLRRIRKCQRGWELLQKERITKGPSDGSQDPKMECMFKLNSYKMVYVCKSEDYMYRHTALTRAHQSQERVNTRLHRRFQAWLDCWARDHVNGEMAAENCSWLMGERSEGLLPCSTTCTPEVLHYVAVNKYRVKYAPM
- the LOC130403894 gene encoding paired amphipathic helix protein Sin3a-like isoform X1, whose translation is MKRSLEDQEPVFSPQQPRRVPLPPSAETLQHRILAPSSSVLEAIADIMQPSAGIQYSIPQGYQVPTMPQSTVGHGPGQNSSSALHVGPHSLNSSVPSQGPAVVQSHPQPPSAQGQQQFQRLKVEDALSYLDQVKLQFGNQPQVYNDFLDIMKEFKSQSIDTPGVISRVSQLFKGHPDLIMGFNTFLPPGYKIEVQTNDRVNVTTPGQIHYITPHGISVHNLPVSGGPGPPPSHQQPPALPPPAPQPHQGQPQQQHSTPHTTPSPAAPTQPTPAKTSKPIQSPALTPTSQPNPATPSIPSYASPRSPSVQSHTPVSSTPTGGPALQNNQPVEFNHAINYVNKIKNRFQGQPDIYKAFLEILHTYQKEQRNAKEAGGNYTPNLTEQEVYAQVARLFKNQEDLLSEFGQFLPDANSSVLLSKTTADRAESVRNDHGGTVKRPLLSSKQRLNQNGLPIRRPSGVGAAPPIKKKPKMMGKEHAMVEVNKHSTGTETMFFEKVKKALQSPEAYDNFLRCLLIFNQEVISRAELVQLVIPFLGKFPELFTWFKNFLGYRESSHLESFPKERATEGIAMEIDYASCKRLGSSYRALPKSYQQPKCTGRTQLCREVLNDTWVSFPSWSEDSTFVSSKKTQYEEHIYRCEDERFEMDVVLETNLATIRALETMQRRMSRMSAEEQLRFRLDNTMGGCSEVIHRKAIQRIYGDKALDIIDGLKKSPAVCVPIVLKRLKMKEDEWREAQRGFNKIWREQNEKYYLKSLDHQGVNFKQNDTKVFRSKTLLSEIEMLYDERQERASEEPSGPHLTLPYDDSQILEDAASLIIHHVKRQVGIQKEDKYKIKQIIHHFVPDMLFAQRGELSDAEEDEDDEEEDEDEDEEEAADREGVKKHNGLPGDGVSKSKLLFSSTGVQKLRGLDDAYNLLYGNNNWYIFLRLHQMLCSRLLRIYGQAEKQIEEDAGERDWEREVLGLKREKSENPAVQLRMKEPSKCGNSGRQPSPLEGVDVDVEDYYSTFLEMVKNLLDGNMEPGQYEDTLREMFTIHAYTAFTMDKLIQSIVRQLQHIVSDGVCVRVTDLYLSESANKATGGAASTQASRATAEGVYQRKAEQLMPEENCFKLMFLKSRGSISLTLELLDTEDDNSDEPAERWSDYVGRYLNSASASPELREHLAQKPVFLPRNLRRIRKCQRGWELLQKERITKGPSDGSQDPKMECMFKLNSYKMVYVCKSEDYMYRHTALTRAHQSQERVNTRLHRRFQAWLDCWARDHVNGEMAAENCSWLMGERSEGLLPCSTTCTPEVLHYVAVNKYRVKYAPM
- the LOC130403894 gene encoding paired amphipathic helix protein Sin3a-like isoform X2, with the translated sequence MKRSLEDQEPVFSPQQPRRVPLPPSAETLQHRILAPSSSVLEAIADIMQPSAGIQYSIPQGYQVPTMPQSTVGHGPGQNSSSALHVGPHSLNSSVPSQGPAVVQSHPQPPSAQGQQQFQRLKVEDALSYLDQVKLQFGNQPQVYNDFLDIMKEFKSQSIDTPGVISRVSQLFKGHPDLIMGFNTFLPPGYKIEVQTNDRVNVTTPGQIHYITPHGISVHNLPVSGGPGPPPSHQQPPALPPPAPQPHQGQPQQQHSTPHTTPSPAAPTQPTPAKTSKSPALTPTSQPNPATPSIPSYASPRSPSVQSHTPVSSTPTGGPALQNNQPVEFNHAINYVNKIKNRFQGQPDIYKAFLEILHTYQKEQRNAKEAGGNYTPNLTEQEVYAQVARLFKNQEDLLSEFGQFLPDANSSVLLSKTTADRAESVRNDHGGTVKRPLLSSKQRLNQNGLPIRRPSGVGAAPPIKKKPKMMGKEHAMVEVNKHSTGTETMFFEKVKKALQSPEAYDNFLRCLLIFNQEVISRAELVQLVIPFLGKFPELFTWFKNFLGYRESSHLESFPKERATEGIAMEIDYASCKRLGSSYRALPKSYQQPKCTGRTQLCREVLNDTWVSFPSWSEDSTFVSSKKTQYEEHIYRCEDERFEMDVVLETNLATIRALETMQRRMSRMSAEEQLRFRLDNTMGGCSEVIHRKAIQRIYGDKALDIIDGLKKSPAVCVPIVLKRLKMKEDEWREAQRGFNKIWREQNEKYYLKSLDHQGVNFKQNDTKVFRSKTLLSEIEMLYDERQERASEEPSGPHLTLPYDDSQILEDAASLIIHHVKRQVGIQKEDKYKIKQIIHHFVPDMLFAQRGELSDAEEDEDDEEEDEDEDEEEAADREGVKKHNGLPGDGVSKSKLLFSSTGVQKLRGLDDAYNLLYGNNNWYIFLRLHQMLCSRLLRIYGQAEKQIEEDAGERDWEREVLGLKREKSENPAVQLRMKEPSKCGNSGRQPSPLEGVDVDVEDYYSTFLEMVKNLLDGNMEPGQYEDTLREMFTIHAYTAFTMDKLIQSIVRQLQHIVSDGVCVRVTDLYLSESANKATGGAASTQASRATAEGVYQRKAEQLMPEENCFKLMFLKSRGSISLTLELLDTEDDNSDEPAERWSDYVGRYLNSASASPELREHLAQKPVFLPRNLRRIRKCQRGWELLQKERITKGPSDGSQDPKMECMFKLNSYKMVYVCKSEDYMYRHTALTRAHQSQERVNTRLHRRFQAWLDCWARDHVNGEMAAENCSWLMGERSEGLLPCSTTCTPEVLHYVAVNKYRVKYAPM